The following coding sequences lie in one Trichoderma breve strain T069 chromosome 1, whole genome shotgun sequence genomic window:
- a CDS encoding ribonuclease t2 family domain-containing protein has protein sequence MPSHKSISLLATSMLASVAAAASRICASNTPLSCHNTTAVDDTCCFIPSGQLLQTQFWDTDPSTGPADSWTIHGLWPDNCDGSFPQTCDASRAYSNITDILTAMGADDTLHYMQTYWKDYQGNDESFWEHEWGKHGTCITTLDPGCYDDYVPTEEAADFFSRTVSLFKTLPTYQWLADAGITPDGSKSYALEDIQSALSQQHGADVTLGCEGKTLNQVWYHFNVKGSLQDGQFVASAPDGAKSTCPDSVYYDPKNGGGDGDGDRILHG, from the exons ATGCCTTCTCACAAGTCCATTTCTCTTTTGGCTACGAGCATGCTGGCTTCCGTTGCAGCCGCAGCCTCTAGGATTTGTGCCAGCAACACTCCACTCTCATGCCACAACACTACCGCCGTCGACGACACTTGCTGCTTCATCCCATCTGGTCAGCTGCTTCAGACTCAATTCTGGGATACCGACCCCTCCACCGGCCCTGCTG ATTCCTGGACCATCCATGGGCTCTGGCCGGACAATTGCGATGGTTCATTTCCCCAGACGTGCGATGCCAGCCGGGCATATTCCAACATCACTGACATTTTGACTGCCATGGGTGCCGATGACACCCTCCACTACATGCAGACCTACTGGAAGGACTACCAAGGCAATGACGAATCTTTCTGGGAGCACGAATGGGGGAAACATGGCACTTGTATCACCACGCTGGATCCCGGCTGCTACGATGACTACGTCCCCACCGAGGAAGCTGCCGATTTCTTCTCCAGGACCGTGTCGTTGTTCAAGACGCTGCCTACCTACcagtggctggctgatgcCGGCATCACCCCTGACGGCTCAAAATCTTATGCCCTGGAGGACATCCAGTCAGCGCTCTCCCAGCAGCACGGCGCAGACGTGACCCTGGGCTGCGAGGGCAAGACGTTGAACCAGGTCTGGTATCACTTCAACGTCAAGGGCTCTTTGCAGGATGGCCAGTTTGTCGCCTCAGCACCGGACGGCGCCAAAAGCACCTGTCCCGACTCCGTCTATTACGACCCCAAGAATGGGggtggcgatggcgatggcgaccGTATCCTCCACGGCTGA
- a CDS encoding fungal specific transcription factor domain-containing protein, with translation MEGMDLTAASSSAGSTPAAQTKKKSRRGTDPTNQKRRCISTACVACRRRKSKCDGQLPSCAACSSVYGTECIYNPNSDHRRKGVYREKVDSMKAQSSTLQIIVEAILNATEEEVPAVVNKIRTCDNLDTVAQELLKMGEEEPKEEEFEENLDEGSMAFLPISGEQELAGKMGELRLENGSVRFIGGTSHLIYLGDPHHGGIDYDSPSEPGICENPITSWTRVTTDPRLIMHLMNMYFNYHYPYFTTLSRKLFWRDFMRVNAMLALGCHFTDIPGAFGIPGDSRTKGDHFFAEAKRLIVDNDEYEKPRLVTVQALALMSVREAGCAREAKGWVYSGMSFRMALDIGLNLEVEGLDKEHMSEEEIDARRITFWGCFLFDKTWSNYLGRLPQLPRNSFTVSKIDVFPDEDAALWAPFTDKGFDESLAQPSRTRAVALHLSKLCEISSDILVFFYHPSHIKRASSKSLELKKLGELHQRLEEWRKNLPKEFEPKEGLLPNVILMLSFFHLQYIHLFRPFLKYAPASSPLPSHISPRRICTANAGAISKLMRLYKKSWNLRQICNIAVYMIHSACTVHLLNLPEKTAKRDLTHGLRHLEEIAEDWLCARRTLSILSVLARKWKCELPEDADIILKRTDERFEYYSTSEVPSPGSSNLAPISPGTSEEGAAQAPRLEYGLTRHPTSEPIAQPAVQTSIEERLTMDSPMSLGNNNPLPDQRGNMDSREWLLSDSARLHQSFGSWDMRQQAGPGNQIFMFNNGRGDGVGVENPDLSSFDSLTESLTTLNAWLPSGLE, from the exons ATGGAGGGCATGGATCTGActgccgcctcttcctcggccgGCTCGACGCCTGCTGCACAGACTAAGAAAAAGTCTCGTCGAGGAACCGATCCGACCAACCAGAAGCGAAGATGCATCAGCACCGCCTGCGTCGCTTGTAGGCGACGCAAATCGAAATGCGATGGCCAACTACCCAGCTGCGCCGCTTGCTCCAGCGTCTATGGCACTGAGTGTATCTACAACCCAAACTCAGATCACCGCCGCAAGGGAGTGTATCGAGAAAAGGTGGACAGCATGAAAGCCCAGAGCTCGACGCTGCAAATCATTGTCGAGGCCATTTTGAATgccaccgaagaagaggtgcCAGCCGTCGTAAACAAAATCCGAACATGCGACAATCTCGACACGGTAGCCCAGGAGCTCTTAAAAATGGGTGAAGAGGAAcccaaggaagaagaatttgAGGAGAATTTGGACGAAGGATCCATGGCTTTCCTACCCATCTCAGGAGAACAAGAGCTCGCTGGCAAGATGGGAGAGCTGCGGCTCGAAAATGGCTCAGTACGCTTCATTGGCGGCacctctcatctcatctatCTAGGAGATCCTCACCACGGTGGCATTGATTACGATTCACCTTCTGAGCCCGGCATCTGCGAAAACCCCATCACGTCATGGACCCGAGTGACCACCGACCCACGACTCATCATGCATCTTATGAATATGTACTTTAATTATCACTACCCATACTTCACCACACTCTCACGCAAGCTATTTTGGCGTGACTTCATGAGGG TAAACGCAATGTTGGCGCTCGGCTGCCACTTCACCGATATCCCAGGTGCTTTTGGCATCCCCGGCGACAGCAGGACCAAAGGAGACCATTTCTTTGCTGAGGCCAAGCGACTCATCGTCGATAATGATGAATATGAGAAGCCGCGGCTTGTGACCGTGCAAGCTTTGGCACTCATGTCTGTGAGAGAAGCGGGCTGCGCAAGAGAAGCCAAGGGCTGGGTCTATAGCGGCATGAGCTTCCGAATGGCCCTCGACATCGGCCTCAACCTTGAAGTAGAGGGCTTGGATAAGGAGCACATGTCGGAGGAAGAAATAGATGCCCGGCGCATCACCTTTTGGGGGTGTTTCCTATTCGACAAAACCTGGTCCAACTACCTGGGCCGGCTGCCACAGCTCCCAAGGAACTCCTTTACCGTTTCCAAAATTGACGTCTTCCCTGACGAAGATGCGGCGCTGTGGGCGCCTTTTACAGATAAAGGGTTCGACGAGTCTCTTGCTCAGCCCTCGAGGACACGCGCGGTTGCTCTCCATTTGTCCAAGCTATGTGAAATCAGCAGCGACATActcgtcttcttctaccACCCAAGCCACATAAAGAGGGCTAGCAGCAAATCTcttgagctgaagaagctcggCGAGCTCCACCAACGACTTGAGGAATGGCGGAAGAACCTGCCCAAGGAGTTTGAACCAAAAGAAGGCTTGCTGCCAAACGTGATATTGATGCT CTCATTCTTCCACCTTCAATACATTCATCTCTTCAGACCATTCTTAAAATACGCCCCAGCCTCATCACCTCTGCCATCACATATATCACCAAGGCGAATATGCACTGCAAATGCCGGTGCGATTTCCAAGCTGATGAGACTATATAAAAAGTCTTGGAATCTCCGACAGATATGCAACATTGCAGTTTACATGATACACAGCGCATGTACAGTCCATCTACTCAATCTTCCCGAAAAGACAGCGAAGCGAGATTTGACCCATGGTCTAAGGCATCTGGAAGAGATTGCCGAGGATTGGCTCTGCGCGAGACGGACGCTAAGCATTCTCAGTGTCTTGGcaagaaaatggaaatgCGAACTACCAGAAGATGCCGACATAATTCTCAAACGAACAGATGAGAGATTTGAATACTATAGCACGTCCGAAGTTCCCTCTCCTGGATCGAGCAACTTGGCTCCCATCTCGCCGGGGACCTCAGAGGAAGGGGCAGCGCAAGCTCCCAGGCTCGAGTATGGGCTTACGAGGCACCCAACTTCAGAGCCTATAGCTCAGCCGGCAGTACAGACGTCTATCGAGGAGCGGCTGACGATGGACTCACCCATGTCCCTGGGCAACAATAACCCGCTTCCGGATCAGCGAG GCAACATGGACAGTCGCGAGTGGCTGTTGAGTGACTCGGCGCGGCTACACCAGAGCTTTGGAAGCTGGGATATGAGACAGCAGGCAGGACCTGGAAACCAAATCTTTATGTTTAATAATGGTCGGGGAGATGGTGTAGGGGTTGAGAATCCGGATTTGAGCTCCTTTGACTCACTTACTGAGTCTCTGACGACGCTTAATGCGTGGTTGCCGTCTGGACTGGAGTAG